A part of Solenopsis invicta isolate M01_SB chromosome 2, UNIL_Sinv_3.0, whole genome shotgun sequence genomic DNA contains:
- the LOC105197387 gene encoding uncharacterized protein LOC105197387 isoform X2, with product MRNFVDGFESQDAVFVNFHRRYNTSGTAILHGNGYLPPASIPDFSLPEVIDNRARNVAVAVTDETRNYPNALYHLPGRDSLRVLTHKGPHDARYPGSNGLQMPQHHRRPTFPQGKHPQQTTTQSPPSSSPLPFGQGSPSSFANRVSIEEMSCQNIGDELFFRASIKASRNSAPPVIDNVMDDSCRVTAVKDSYRISFERDQVWDCGVLDCSTDGNQSYCLDLRFPMISGLRLRDDYRVTLRCKTQDRIAYRTKQISVKTLEAKARNVPGVLNGGAENALDVDVGLFRKTYGSKNIFDTRIQSGGTVVLGEEILLRVLVNGDDSWRHSKIGQVTMHYVEERQRQKIVNSLWILDKDGCLNPDVHEICPREQYAMSPLESYLILQAFMFEGMKETDEIFLTVKATACLEPVDCILDCPGGHVRRARSVSDRNNTIEWQDDIVLRVVLPKYEPRISQNYYLVILISGIALFALIASLWIVRTSLRQRIAKSQIILNA from the exons ATGAGGAACTTCGTGGACGGTTTCGAGTCTCAGGATGCGGTCTTTGTAAATTTCCATCGCAGATACAATACCTCGGGAACGGCAATACTTCACGGCAACGGTTATTTACCTCCAGCTTCGATTCCGGATTTCTCTCTGCCGGAAGTGATCGATAACAGAGCTCGGAATGTAGCGGTCGCGGTGACGGACGAGACCAGAAACTATCCCAACGCGTTGTATCATCTCCCCGGACGGGATTCCTTGCGAGTCCTCACGCACAAGGGTCCGCATGACGCAAGATATCCGGGGAGCAACGGGTTGCAAATGCCTCAGCATCATCGTCGACCCACTTTCCCGCAAGGCAAACATCCTCAACAGACCACAACGCAGTCTCCTCCTTCATCCTCTCCTCTTCCTTTCGGTCAAGGATCACCATCGTCCTTCGCAAATCGTGTCAGTATTGAAGAGATGTCCTGCCAGAACATAGGAGACGAATTGTTCTTCAG AGCATCTATCAAAGCATCGAGGAACTCGGCTCCACCGGTGATAGACAACGTAATGGACGATTCTTGTCGAGTGACAGCGGTCAAAGACTCTTATCGCATTAGTTTTGAGAGGGATCAGGTCTGGGATTGCGGGGTCCTCGATTGTTCCACGGACGGCAACCAATCGTATTGTCTCGATCTAAGATTCCCCATGATCTCCGGTCTACGACTGAGGGACGACTACAGGGTGACGTTGCGATGTAAGACCCAGGACAGGATCGCATATCGCACGAAGCAGATCAGCGTGAAAACTTTGGAAGC GAAAGCGAGGAACGTCCCGGGCGTGTTGAACGGCGGCGCCGAGAATGCCCTGGACGTGGACGTGGGACTGTTCAGGAAAACTTACGGCTCGAAAAACATTTTCGACACGAGGATACAATCGGGCGGCACGGTCGTTCTCGGCGAGGAGATTTTGCTGCGCGTGTTAGTCAACGGCGACGACA GCTGGCGGCACTCAAAGATCGGTCAAGTGACAATGCATTACGTAGAGGAGCGCCAGCGGCAGAAAATCGTTAACAGCCTGTGGATCCTCGACAAGGACGGCTGCTTGAATCCGGACGTACACGAGATTTGTCCTCGGGAGCAGTACGCGATGTCACCGTTGGAAAGCTACCTGATCCTTCAGGCGTTCATGTTCGAAGGCATGAAAGAGACCGATGAGATTTTCCTCACTGTGAAGGCTACGGCGTGTCTCGAACCCGTGGACTGTATTCTGGATTGTCCCGGCGGTCACGTTAGACGCGCCAGAAGCGTCTCGGATCGAAACAATACCATCGAGTGGCAGGATGACATAGTCCTACGAGTAGTTCTTCCAAAATATGAACCACGCATCTCacagaattattatttagtGATCCTGATATCGGGAATTGCGTTATTTGCGCTAATCGCGTCGCTGTGGATCGTCAGGACCTCGCTTCGCCAAAGGATAGCGAaatctcaaataattttaaacgctTAA
- the LOC105197387 gene encoding uncharacterized protein LOC105197387 isoform X1 codes for MTSAVVSHTPLFSMSKSCYNPQYKMCPMQIYRWLLFTSATFMRNFVDGFESQDAVFVNFHRRYNTSGTAILHGNGYLPPASIPDFSLPEVIDNRARNVAVAVTDETRNYPNALYHLPGRDSLRVLTHKGPHDARYPGSNGLQMPQHHRRPTFPQGKHPQQTTTQSPPSSSPLPFGQGSPSSFANRVSIEEMSCQNIGDELFFRASIKASRNSAPPVIDNVMDDSCRVTAVKDSYRISFERDQVWDCGVLDCSTDGNQSYCLDLRFPMISGLRLRDDYRVTLRCKTQDRIAYRTKQISVKTLEAKARNVPGVLNGGAENALDVDVGLFRKTYGSKNIFDTRIQSGGTVVLGEEILLRVLVNGDDSWRHSKIGQVTMHYVEERQRQKIVNSLWILDKDGCLNPDVHEICPREQYAMSPLESYLILQAFMFEGMKETDEIFLTVKATACLEPVDCILDCPGGHVRRARSVSDRNNTIEWQDDIVLRVVLPKYEPRISQNYYLVILISGIALFALIASLWIVRTSLRQRIAKSQIILNA; via the exons ATGACTTCGGCGGTTGTCAGTCACACCCCGCTATTCAGTATGTCTAAATCGTGTTATAATCCGCAATACAAAATGTGCCCGATGCAG ATATATCGATGGCTTCTCTTCACTAGCGCGACCTTCATGAGGAACTTCGTGGACGGTTTCGAGTCTCAGGATGCGGTCTTTGTAAATTTCCATCGCAGATACAATACCTCGGGAACGGCAATACTTCACGGCAACGGTTATTTACCTCCAGCTTCGATTCCGGATTTCTCTCTGCCGGAAGTGATCGATAACAGAGCTCGGAATGTAGCGGTCGCGGTGACGGACGAGACCAGAAACTATCCCAACGCGTTGTATCATCTCCCCGGACGGGATTCCTTGCGAGTCCTCACGCACAAGGGTCCGCATGACGCAAGATATCCGGGGAGCAACGGGTTGCAAATGCCTCAGCATCATCGTCGACCCACTTTCCCGCAAGGCAAACATCCTCAACAGACCACAACGCAGTCTCCTCCTTCATCCTCTCCTCTTCCTTTCGGTCAAGGATCACCATCGTCCTTCGCAAATCGTGTCAGTATTGAAGAGATGTCCTGCCAGAACATAGGAGACGAATTGTTCTTCAG AGCATCTATCAAAGCATCGAGGAACTCGGCTCCACCGGTGATAGACAACGTAATGGACGATTCTTGTCGAGTGACAGCGGTCAAAGACTCTTATCGCATTAGTTTTGAGAGGGATCAGGTCTGGGATTGCGGGGTCCTCGATTGTTCCACGGACGGCAACCAATCGTATTGTCTCGATCTAAGATTCCCCATGATCTCCGGTCTACGACTGAGGGACGACTACAGGGTGACGTTGCGATGTAAGACCCAGGACAGGATCGCATATCGCACGAAGCAGATCAGCGTGAAAACTTTGGAAGC GAAAGCGAGGAACGTCCCGGGCGTGTTGAACGGCGGCGCCGAGAATGCCCTGGACGTGGACGTGGGACTGTTCAGGAAAACTTACGGCTCGAAAAACATTTTCGACACGAGGATACAATCGGGCGGCACGGTCGTTCTCGGCGAGGAGATTTTGCTGCGCGTGTTAGTCAACGGCGACGACA GCTGGCGGCACTCAAAGATCGGTCAAGTGACAATGCATTACGTAGAGGAGCGCCAGCGGCAGAAAATCGTTAACAGCCTGTGGATCCTCGACAAGGACGGCTGCTTGAATCCGGACGTACACGAGATTTGTCCTCGGGAGCAGTACGCGATGTCACCGTTGGAAAGCTACCTGATCCTTCAGGCGTTCATGTTCGAAGGCATGAAAGAGACCGATGAGATTTTCCTCACTGTGAAGGCTACGGCGTGTCTCGAACCCGTGGACTGTATTCTGGATTGTCCCGGCGGTCACGTTAGACGCGCCAGAAGCGTCTCGGATCGAAACAATACCATCGAGTGGCAGGATGACATAGTCCTACGAGTAGTTCTTCCAAAATATGAACCACGCATCTCacagaattattatttagtGATCCTGATATCGGGAATTGCGTTATTTGCGCTAATCGCGTCGCTGTGGATCGTCAGGACCTCGCTTCGCCAAAGGATAGCGAaatctcaaataattttaaacgctTAA
- the LOC105197388 gene encoding TATA element modulatory factor, producing MSWFDATGFANLAKSALKGAQKTIDKALDIKEEEPKVIQSQTDESSDFFASWGLQTEQDTSKRDSNSQKQPNTSSIWGSFTGSFFEPSKVVDGNGWKTVKHSKSLQSTSSQDEQQQSMVSSTSAPEKLATKDSKSTIAKSESVHKEDKEEFNAISESVNTNRSMSKESDDKIASESCTLSEQSSLDNVVSISTDKIVTKSASLDLEQVYYAATVDSTDSDSTTSTNEEEGQCEVVSESNDINLTLSPTNVFHKVPHVSLESDKKSLESVEILGSQSNTDCTTTPESDLNSVTNSLSPSVVDIKVNSESVEILPDSLVTSPSSVEILGDWKSDSSPFLSPIDSKNLELSPILDGNECATPCVDTDTLHLPKDQFAEASSSDISPYESPMEEVKTLNVSPYSIDSTPSPSAFSSFDTNKSLSHAADSSKTSPESVEVIPDIDEPDEVSLAEDSYTSASENTVMTVLEPLQQLDMVKNKMELTDMNVKIPIKMHDSCPDDRQTSVKTSIESKLNLSLDSLKEKHNLHLTLEPITTQPIRKLDHLEGVNDKPDVSTFSQLMSTTIEPPDPDSQVENVEETKMTESNTDQYLMSTDSSREGTLIESSSEDNATLICTNDSKVLETPLTTSSYVKTMLADAMVEKSEILDMESHCAEVPRENSPISSESRSDLVKIGSDQASGHTSGDELETTTSSDIEIISSPNGDSSSTQSRQSPAKLQLSKGGDLLTKTLKTRGHSRELSEISVGSDEANMEIEKLLKRIQEMTEILEARESKLIDVSRMNMELHEQNANLMKQLENFEKHAEQNQNINQITDEYTQRLSALERKFQQAIRERDQLRKNLDQLKLEAASRLSSQEMSNINAEKDEIIKELREEGEKLSKQQLQHSNIIKKLRVKEKETDATIKSQKEQIEEQNTELERLKRSLHAKEEVERSQIEAVHMLTAKTKKQEKEILTLQEKLDNTMHKMEAYKNSLEAAKVELAETKKKLLATEEELKEAVDNAGESCQLFAQVEDLKLKYRQAEEAHVKREEFFKYENNELLKRLEAAEARSEELSESVSIATKPLLRQIEQLQANLLHKSNSFMKQEKVLSEKNIELQSKVENLIEMDRLLREENVNLKSKESHLESKLNVKEKERSKLQESHDTLKEENEKLLEQNKEHQSTINTLEQSHSSHVQELKREINALENKLAVEKAATDAERRRNNAILEQQQNTDEESRFSPTLSIGQESVSSANSAWPGFSDSVFDNNSGRFPPIPYESIITSSSSTSIFENLQAQLKQRDGEIQQLQWELSRRNAERDALNSELATLTLKVEDLSVSVAETQALNENLNETQTRYDALLQMYGEKVEENQELRLDLEDIKEMYKMQIDQLLKRQN from the exons ATGAGTTGGTTTGATGCCACAGGGTTTGCCAATTTGGCAAAGTCCGCTCTGAAAGGAGCGCAGAAGACCATAGACAAGGCTTTGGATATCAAGGAGGAGGAACCGAAGGTGATTCAGTCGCAAACAGATGAGTCTTCAGATTTTTTCGCGAGTTGGGGGTTGCAGACTGAACAGGATACCAGTAAACGCGACAGTAATTCACAGAAGCAACCAAACACAAGCAGTATTTGGGGTAGTTTTACAGGTTCGTTTTTCGAACCTTCAAAGGTTGTAGATGGAAATGGTTGGAAGACCGTCAAGCATTCCAAGTCCCTGCAAAGTACCTCCAGTCAAGATGAACAGCAACAAAGCATGGTGTCTTCTACTTCCGCCCCTGAAAAATTGGCGACGAAAGACTCAAAATCCACGATAGCAAAGAGTGAATCTGTACATAAAGAGGATAAAGAAGAGTTTAATGCTATCAGCGAATCTGTAAATACTAATCGTAGCATGTCTAAAGAATCTGATGATAAAATTGCATCAGAATCTTGTACGTTGTCAGAACAGTCATCTCTGGACAATGTTGTTTCTATTAGTACTGATAAGATTGTAACTAAAAGTGCCAGTTTAGACTTGGAGCAAGTGTACTATGCAGCAACGGTAGATAGTACTGACAGTGATTCTACGACGAGCACCAATGAAGAGGAAGGCCAATGCGAAGTAGTATCGGAAAGCAACGATATTAATCTTACGTTAAGTCCTACTAATGTGTTCCATAAAGTACCTCATGTTTCCTTGGAGAGCGATAAAAAGAGCCTGGAGAGCGTGGAGATACTTGGCTCGCAATCCAATACCGATTGTACCACCACACCGGAATCGGATCTTAATTCCGTTACTAATTCATTAAGTCCTTCCGTCGTCGACATCAAAGTGAATTCCGAATCAGTCGAGATACTGCCAGACAGTCTTGTAACGTCGCCGAGCTCCGTGGAGATCCTAGGGGATTGGAAGAGCGACAGCAGTCCTTTTTTGTCTCCAATAGATTCAAAGAATTTAGAGTTGTCTCCTATTTTGGATGGAAACGAATGCGCCACACCATGCGTAGACACCGATACGTTACATCTGCCAAAAGATCAATTCGCAGAAGCTTCATCATCCGATATCTCTCCATATGAATCTCCAATGGAAGAAGTCAAAACGTTGAATGTCAGTCCTTACAGCATTGACAGTACACCGTCACCCAGCGCGTTCTCTAGCTTTGACACTAATAAAAGCTTGTCACACGCAGCAGACAGCTCGAAAACTTCCCCCGAAAGCGTCGAGGTAATACCGGATATAGATGAGCCGGACGAAGTGAGTTTGGCTGAAGATTCTTATACTTCGGCTTCCGAAAATACAGTCATGACGGTACTTGAGCCATTACAACAATTGGACATGGTCAAGAATAAAATGGAATTGACTGATATGAATGTGAAGATACCTATAAAGATGCATGATTCGTGTCCGGATGATAGGCAAACTTCGGTAAAAACTTCTATAGAAAGCAAGTTAAATTTGAGTCTTGATTCGTTAAAAGAGAAACACAATTTGCATCTGACGCTCGAGCCGATTACCACACAACCAATTCGTAAATTGGACCATTTAGAGGGAGTAAATGATAAACCTGATGTTTCCACCTTTTCCCAATTAATGAGTACCACTATAGAGCCGCCGGATCCAGACAGTCAAGTCGAGAACGTCGAAGAAACAAAGATGACTGAGAGTAATACTGATCAGTATTTAATGTCTACTGATTCGAGCAGAGAAGGTACTTTAATAGAGAGCAGTTCAGAGGATAACGCGACGTTAATCTGTACAAACGATTCCAAAGTCTTAGAGACCCCTTTGACTACTAGTTCTTATGTGAAAACTATGCTAGCTGATGCTATGGTCGAGAAAAGTGAAATACTCGATATGGAGTCCCATTGCGCAGAAGTACCGCGAGAAAATTCACCTATATCGTCAGAAAG ccGTTCCGATCTGGTAAAAATAGGATCTGATCAAGCCAGCGGACATACGAGCGGAGACGAATTAGAAACTACAACATCGAGCGATATTGAGATAATATCTAG TCCTAATGGAGATTCGAGTTCGACCCAATCGCGACAGAGTCCAGCAAAACTGCAATTGAGTAAGGGTGGTGATTTGCTAACGAAAACTTTAAAGACCCGAGGTCATTCTCGAGAATTAAGCGAAATCAGCGTAGGATCGGATGAAGCAAATATGGAAATTGAAAAACTATTGAAACGTATACAGGAGATGACCGAAATTTTAGAAGCAAGAGAATCAAAGTTGATTGACGTGAGCAGAATGAATATGGAACTACATGAgcaaaatgcaaatttaatgaa acaacttgagaattttgaaaaacacgCGGagcaaaatcaaaatataaatcaaatcacAGATGAATACACGCAACGTTTGTCGGCATTGGAGAGGAAGTTTCAGCAAGCGATAAGGGAACGCGAtcaattgagaaaaaatttagatcAGTTGAAGTTGGAAGCGGCATCACGTTTATCATCGCAGGAGATGTCTAATATAAATGCGGAAAAGGATGAGATCATAAAGGAGCTTCGCGAGGAAGGCGAGAAACTCAGCAAGCAACAACTTCAacatagcaatattataaaaaagctgcgcgtaaaagaaaaagagactGACGCGACGATAAAAAGTCAAAA agaGCAAATAGAGGAACAAAATACGGAATTGGAGAGATTGAAACGGTCGTTGCACGCGAAGGAGGAGGTAGAGCGCAGTCAAATAGAAGCCGTTCATATGCTAACAGCAAAAACAAAGAAACAAGAGAAGGAAATACTAACGTTACAAGAAAAATTGGATAATACGATGCATAAGATGGAGGCTTATAAGAACAGCTTGGAAGCTGCCAAAGT GGAATTagcagaaacaaagaaaaaattgctaGCCACTGAGGAGGAATTGAAAGAAGCCGTAGACAATGCGGGTGAGTCGTGCCAGTTATTTGCACAAGTGGAggatttaaaattgaaatatcgtCAAGCTGAAGAAGCTCATGTCaa gagggaagaattttttaagtacGAAAACAACGAATTACTTAAACGATTAGAAGCCGCAGAGGCCAGAAGTGAAGAATTATCCGAATCAGTCTCGATAGCAACAAAACCTTTATTAAGACAGATAGAACAACTTCAAGCGAACTTATTACATAAATCCAATAGTTTCATGAAACAGGAGAAGGTTTTAtcagagaaaaatattgaattgcaATCTAAAGTCGAGAATTTAATCGAGATGGATCGTCTTCTGAGAGAAGAGAATGTTAATCTGAAATCCAAAGAATCGCATTTAGAATCAAAGCTCAATGTAAAAGAGAAGGAAAGATCGAAATTGCAGGAATCGCACGACACATTAAAAGAGGAAAACGAGAAATTGTTAGAGCAAAATAAAGA ACACCAAAGTACAATAAATACTCTCGAGCAGTCACATTCCAGTCATGTGCAGGAATTGAAGAGAGAGATAAACGCGCTGGAAAATAAATTAGCCGTAGAGAAGGCAGCGACTGATGCAGAACGAAGgagaaataatgcaatattagaACAGCAACAAAATACTGACGAAGAATCACGATTTAGCCCTACTCTCAGTATAGGACAAGAATCTGTCAGTAGTGCGAATAGTGCCTGGCCAggt tttagcGATTCagtatttgataataattctgGCAGATTTCCTCCAATACCATATGAGAGCATTATAACGAGTTCGAGTAGTACGTCGATTTTCGAAAACTTGCAAGCACAATTGAAACAAAGAGATG